GCGCCTCGCTGCCCGACCTGAAGAAGAACGCGAACAGCAGCAGCACGGCGCCGGCTCCGGCGGCCGGCACGAGCCAGATCTGCTCCCACGCGCGCTGCACGCCGTCGGCGGTGACCGTGCTGAACCCGTCGACCACGAGGCCAGACAGCCACGAGCCGATGAACATGCCGACGCCCAGCGTGACAAACGCGATGAACCCCTGGGCGGCCGCCCGCAGGTCGCCGGGTGCCTTGTTGTCGACGTAGATCTGCCCGGTCACGAAGAAGAAGTCGTAACAGATGCCGTGCAGCAGGATGCCGCCGTAGAGCATCCACACCAGCGTCGTGTTGTCGCCGTACGCGAACAGCACGTAGCGGGTGGCCCACGCCGCCATGCCCACGAGCAGCATGTATTTCACGCCGAGCCGCCGGAAGAACCACGGCATGACCAGCATGAAGAAGATCTCCGACATCTGTCCCAGCGTCATCTTGCCGGCCGCGTTGCTGACGCCGATGTCGTTCAGGAACGGGTTGGTGAACGCGTAGTAGAACTGCAGCGGGATGCAGACCAGGAACGACCCGATGACGAACACGGCGAACGACCGATCGCGCATCAGCTTGAGGGCGTCGAGCCCGAGCACGTCACCGAGCGTCGGCCGGTGTCCGAGCTTCTTGGGTGGCGTGTGCGGCAGCACCAGCGAGAACAGCCCGAGCACCACCGACGCGCCGGCCGCCAGCCGCATCGGCACGGCCGTGGCCTCGAGCTGCATCGTGCCGATGAAGAGCCCAGCGACGATCCACCCGATGGTGCCCAGCACGCGGATGCCCGGGAACTCGCGCCCCGGGTCGTCCATGTGGTGGAACGACAGCGAGTTGGTCAGCGCCAAGGTCGGCATGTAGCAGAGCGTGTACGCCAGCAGCACGCCGTAGAGCGGCCCGAAGCTCGTCTGCGTGGACGCGTAGAAGAGGATGCCGCCGCCCACCACGTGCAGCACCGCCAGCAGGCGCTCTGAGGAGAAGAAGCGGTCGGCGACCATGCCAACGAAGAACGGCGAGATCATCGCCGCCAGCGCCGTGGTCCCGTAGGCGAGCCCGATCTGCTCGCCGGAGAACTTCAGCGTCTCGGCGAGCCAGGTGCCCATCGTCACGTACCACGCCCCCCAGACGAAGTACTGGAGGAACATCATCGTGGACAGCTTCACGCGGGTTACGCTGTTCATCGTGCCTCGATGTCCTGAGCGAGCATCGGCGGGGCGGGCCCCGCCGCGGAAGCTCGACGTCCGTGATCAGGGGCTACGTCCACCACGCCTCGACCGGTGGCTCCGACAGCAGCACCCGCCGCAACAGGCCCACGGCCGAGCGCAGGCCCTCGTCGACCGACGCGAGGGCGTCTTCGTGTTCGATGCTCATCACGTAGTCGTACCCGGCGAGACGGAGCGCCGAGACGATGCGCTTCCACTCCAGTTCGTCGTGGCCCCACCCCACCGAGCGGAAGAGCCAGGAGCGCTCGTTCATCCGCCGGTAGGTCTTGACGTCGAGCACGCCGTTGATCGCGATGTTGCGTGGGTGCAACGCCACGTCCTTGGCGTGCACGTGGAAGATGGCCTCGCCCAGCGCGCCGATGGTCGCGGCCGGGTCCATCCCCTGCCAGTAGAAGTGGCTCGGGTCGAAGTTGACGCCGAGGTTCGGCCCGGCGGCGTCCCGCAGCTTCAACGCGCTCTCGACGTTGTAGACGAGGAAGCCGGGGTGCGGCTCGAGCGCCACCTTCACACCGTGATCGGCGGCGAACGTCGCGGCCTCGGCCCAGTAGGGCACGGCCCGCTGCGCCCACTGCCAGTCGAGGATCTCCAGGTACTCGGGTGGCCACGGCGTGGTCACCCAGTTCGGGTGGCGCGCCTCGGCGCAATCGCCCGGACACCCCGAGAACGTCACGACGACGGGCACCTCGAGCCGCTCGGCGAGCCGCACGGTCCTGCGGAACGTCGCGTCGTCGGCGCCGGCACGCGCGGCGTCCGGGTGCAGGGGGTTGCCGTGGCACGACAGCGCGCTGATGCCGAGGCCGGCGTCGGCGACCCGCTGGCGGTACTCGCGGGCCCTGGCCTCGTCGGCGAGCAGGCCATCGAGGTCGAGGTGGTCGCGGCCCGGCCAGCAGCCCGTGCCCAGTTCGAGCATGCGGACGTGCTGCAGGGCGACCACCGCGTCGAGCATCTGCGGGAACGTGAGCTTGCCGAACACCGGCGTGAACACTCCGAGTTCCATGGCAGCCTCCGTGGGTTCAGCCGCGGACCGTCGTCCACACGCCGCCGCGGTCGTGGCTCTCGAGCGCGGCGTCGACGACGCAGGCGGCGCGGTGACCGTCGGCGAACGTGGCCAGCGCCGGCGGCGCCGGCGAAGCGGCGTCGCTCCCTTCGGCGATGAACCGGTAGATGTCGCGGATGACGTTGCAGAAGGCGTCGGACCAGCCCTGCTGGTGACCCGCTGGCAGGTGCGTGTAGGGCCGGGCCGCTTCGCCGACGAGCGACGGGTCCTTGTCGAGCACCTGACTGGTCCCGCGGCGGGAGCCGAACCACACCTGGTTCTGCTCCTCCTGCCGCCAGCGCAGCGACCCGAGACGGCCGTTCACCTCGATCCAGAGGTCGTTCTTGTGGCCCGCGCAGACCTGGCCGATGTTGAGGCAGCCTTTGGCCCCGTTGTCGAACCGCAGGAGGATCGAGGCGAGGTCCTCGCTCTCGATCGTCACCGGCTCACGCCCGGCGTCGTCGGCTCGCCCGAAGGTCTGCACGTGCGCCGGCTTCAGGCGGGTCTTGACGACCGTGGTGAAGTCGGCCAGCACCGACTCGATGCGCGCGCCCACGAGGTGCTGCGCGAGGTCGCACCAGTGCGAGCCGATGTCGGCGAACGCCGAACTGCGGCCGCCCTTGTCGGGCTCGAGCCGCCACGAGTAGTCGGTGTCCTCGATGAGCCAGTCCTGCAGGTAGGCGCCGTGGACGAAGTGCACGGGCCCGACCTGGCCCGCCGCCACCATCTCGCGTACCTGCTGCACCATCGGGTTGCCGCGGTAGTTGAACGCCACCGCGTGCACGACGCCCGCGGCCTTCGCGGCCTCGAGCAGCTCGCGCGCCTCGCCGGCCGACATCGCCAGGGGCTTCTCGGAGACGACGTGCTTGCCGTGCGCGATGGCGGCCCGCGTTACCCGCGCGTGCAGGTGGTTGGGCGTGGTGACGTGGACGACGTCGACGTCGGGGTCGGCGACGAGGGCGTCGATGTCGCCGTACGACCTGGGGACGTGCATCGCCGCGGCCGCGTGCGCCGCATCCGCCGCCGACCTGTCCGCGATGGCGACGACGTCGGCGAACCCGAGGCGTCGAACGGCATCCACGTGGTGGACGCCGACGAAGCCCGGTCCGACGAGTCCCATGCCGAGGCGTTCCCGCCGCGGCCGGGCTGCCGTCGGCCCCTGCGCGGCCTGTCGCTGGCGTGGCTCGGGCATCTCGTCTCACCTCTCCCGGATCGTGATCCCTGGAGCGGATTGCTCCCGCGCAGCAGCAGGAGTGCAATCGGTAACATGGTTGATGTAACCGATTACGTGTGCGCGTTGTACTATGTCCGCGAACGGCGCGCAAGCGGATTCGGGAAACGAGGCCGGCGCGAGGCCGGCGCGCCGAGACGTCGACTCGAGCAACTGCCCAGGGCAGGCATCACGATGGCCACCATCCGCGACGTCGCCCGCCACGCCGGGGTCTCCACCGCCACCGTCTCCCGTGTGCTCAGCCAGCCAGACGTCGTCGCCGAGGACACCCGGATCGGCGTCCTGAAGTCCGTCGAGGCCCTGGGCTACGCGCCGAACTCCGCGGCCAAGAGCCTGCGCACCCATCGGTCGGGCAAGCTCCTCGTCACGGTCCCCGACATCGCCAACCCGTTCTTCGCGCTCATCCTCCAGGGCATCGAGGCCGCCGCGCAGCGCGCCGGCTACGCGGTGCTGCTCGGCGACACGCAGCACGACGACAGGCGCGAGGACCGTTACGCGCAGATGCTCCAGCGGCGTGAGGCCGACGGTCTCATCTTCCTGGGCCACCGCCTGCCGAAGGCCGCGGCCGCGCTCGTGCGCGCGGCGGGCGCGTCGCGCGCGCCGGTGGTCAACGGCTGCGAGTTCTCGCCGGGCCTCGGCGTGCCCAGCGTGCACATCGACAACGCCAGGGCGGCCGGCGAGGCGATGGAGCACCTCTTCCGCCTCGGCCACCGCCGCATCGGCATCGTCACCGGTCCGCTCGTGAGCCCGCTGAGCCGCGACCGCCTCGCCGGCGCCATGCGGCGCGCGAGGGCGCGCGGCCGGAAGGCCGCGGTGACGGTGACCCAGGGCGACTTCTCGATCGAGTCGGGGATGGCGGCGGCCGAACGCCTGCTGGACGGCGAGGCACCGCCCACCGCCATCTTCTGCTTCAACGACGAGATGGCCATCGGGGTGCTCGACGTCTCGCGACGCCGCGGCCTGCGCGTGCCCGACGCGATCTCGGTCGTGGGCTTCGACGACATCCGCTTCGCGCGCTACGTCGACCCGCCGCTCACCACCATCCGGCAGCCGATGCGCGAGCTCGGCGAGGCGACGGTGCGGCTGCTGCTCGACATCCTCGACCGCCACAGGCGCGAGGTCGTGTCGGTGACGCTGCCGCACGCGTTGATCGTGCGCGCGAGCACGGGGCCGCCCCCCGCAGCCCGGGCGCGCCCGCCGGCCCGCACGGCGAGTCCGACGAAGGCGAAGACGTAGGCAGCCTCGTGTCAGCGCGGCACGCTGGCGAGTCGCGGGGGACGGGCGAGGAGCCCGTGCACGAGGCGATCGAGCCCGGCGAAGCGGCCGCTGCCCGTCGCGAAGATCACGAGCAGCGCCGCGGCCTCCACCAGGTTCTTGTCGACGATCAGGTAGCTGCCCTCGGAGGGAATCGCGTAGAAGTAGCCGACAAACGGCGGGTTGCACAGGTAGAACAGCAGGATGAACCCGATGCCACCGAGGCTCGCGACTCGCGTGAACAGCCCCAGGATGAGGAGCAGCCCGACGGCCGTCAGCCCCCACATCGTGATGAGGTCGGCGTTGGCGAGCAGGTCCGGCTCGCCGGCCAGCCACCTGAACGCGCCGGAGAACGGGCCGCGGGACTGTCTCAGGTAGCCCACGGCCGACCATGCCGGCGCCGACAGCTTCGCGATGCCCTCGTACAGGAAGTGCCAGCCTACGAAGACCCGCAGCACCGTGATGGCGATCATCGGCCAGCGGGGGAGTCGGTTGTCGCTCATGTTCGCGCTCGCTTCCTGAGCGGATCTCACGTGTGCTGATGCTGCCCATCCCCCTGAGTCTTCTCGGGCGGTCAGGCGTGTCGTGTCGGTCGTCTCCACAGGGCGTGGCCTCCTCAACACACGTGAGATCCGGGTTCAGACGTGAAACTCGTCGGGCGAGAACGCCACCAGCGATTTCGCCTCGATCGCGTCGTTGACCTTGAGCACGCTGACGGCGCTCTCGTACCCGATCTCGGGGGGGCAGTTCAACGTGCCCTTGCCGCGCACCGCGTCGAAGAAGTTCTGGAGGTGCGGCTGGTGGTACGGATCGCGCAACACGACCGGCACCGTGTGCTGGTCGGGGGAGACCGACTCGCGCACGTCGGTGACCGCGCCGCTCTCCCGTTCCGTCGCTTCCTGGATTCTGGGGGCCGTGATGTAGCCCCTCTGAATCCAACGATCCCAGGCCGGCGCGTTCGGATCGCGATAGACCTGGCCCGCGTAGTTCACCTCCGACTCCGAGATCAGCAGCGTGCCCTGGTCGCCCATGAAGTTCTCGAAGTAGCCCTGGCTGCCGTTGGTCGTCTGCGTCTGGTAGAACGCCTTCACCGGGCCCGCCGGCGTGTCGTAGTCGTAGACGACCATCACCGTGTCGTACCACTCGTGCGTCGCCGGATCGTGGTAGAGCAGCCCGCCGCTTGCCATCACGCCAGACGGACTGGCCCCGAGGAACCAGGTGTAGATGTCGATCTGGTGTGAACCGAGGTCGACGATCGGCCCGCCGCCGAGGCCCTTGTACCAGCGCCAGTTTCGGAACTGGGCCATGTCCCGGTAGCCGTACTGCTTGAGGCGTGCCTCGGGGATCGCGTAGCGGGCGGGCGCGCCGAGGTCGGGGGCGACCGAGCGGTTCCACTGCCCGTTGACGGTCACGATGCGGCCGAGGAGGTTCGCTTCGCCGATCAGCTTCTCGTAGCAGTGCAGGTAGCGCGGGTTCGAGCGGCGCTGGTGGCCGATCTGCAGGAGCTTGCCGGTCTCGCGGGCGGCCAGCACCATGCGCCGCGCGCCCTCGAGGGTGTTCGACATCTCCTTCTCGCAGTACACGTGCTTGCCGGCCTTCAGGCAGTCGACGGTGTGCTGCGCGTGCCAGAAGTCCGGCGTGGCGACGACGACCACGTCGAGGTCGGCTTCCTTGTCGAGCATCTCGCGGTAGTCCTCGTAGCCGTTGGGCTCGTGCTTGAACCTCTTCAGGCTGTTGACGACGCGCGTGAGGTTGTACTCCGTCCAGACGTCGCACACCGCGCGGAAGCGCAGTCCGGGGATGCGGAGCATCGCGTCGAGCAGCACCTGGCCCTGCGCGCCCGCACCGAGCAGCGCGACGTTGAGCTCCTCCGCCTCGTCCGCGGCCACCGGCGCTGCCGACGCCGCCTCGATCGCCGCGTGCTGGTACCCGCGCTCGGTCTGCCAGGCGTAGCCGAAGAGACCGAGCGCGGGAACGGTCGACAGTCCCGCCAGCACCTCGCGTCGGTGCAGCTTGCGTGGTTGCTCGACTCCAGTTCGCGGTGCCCCTGCCTCGTTCTCACCGGCCATCTCGTGTCTCCTTCGTTCCCGGCCCTGGACCCTTCCGCGAGGTATCGCAACGCACCTGGGCGGTTCGGCCATGACGAACAGTGCGCGACTCACGGGCGCATCAGCCTGCTGGACCACCGAAGTACAGGACGGGTGCGTCTCCTGTCGCGGTGCCGTCCGGTTCCGCGAGGATCCAGGCCTCGACCCCCGGGCTCCGCCCGCACAACGCCCGGATGTCGTCCACGCTCAACACCATGAACGCGGTCGCGAGGGCGTCGGTGACGGCGGTGGCCGCCATGCGCGGCCCTGCCTCGGGTCCCCCGTCGCCCGGCTCCGGCCGGGGCACCGCGACCCACGCCGCGAGCCGGCCGCGCACGGGCTCGCCCGTGCGCGGCTGCACGATGTGATCGCCCTTGCGCAGCCCGGAGGCGCCGAGCGCGAGCTGCCGCGCCGACAGGCGCGCGAGCACGCGCGACGGCGCGCTCGGATCGCTCAGGGTGAGCGGCCACCCGTCGCGCCCCGCAGGCGCGTCGAGCGCGAGGACCGAACTGAAGCCGCCGTGGACCAGCACGTGCAGAAGCCCCCACTCCTCGAGCAGCTCCGCCAGGAGATCGACCGCGTATCCCTTCCCGATGCCGCCGAGATCGACCCGTGCGCCCGTCCTCGCCGCGGCCACGGTCACCTCGTCGGGATCGAACGTCAACGACGGCAGACCCGTCCCGAGCGACACGTCGAAGGCGCCGCCCGTGAGGTCGAAGAGGTGACGCGCGATCGCGAGGCACTCGAGCGTCGAGGGAGCGACGCGCGTGCGCTCGCCGGCGGACAGATGGTTGATCCTGGTGATGTCGCTGTTGGCGCGGAAGCGGCTCAATTCGTTCTCGAGGCGATCGACGAGATCGAAGGCGGCCCGCGCGGCCTGGGCCGCATACCGCGCATCGGGGTGCACCGCGTGCACCTCGAAGAGGGTGGCCATGGCCTCGTGCGAGAAGCGCCGCACGTGGCCGAGATCGCACCGAGGGTCGACCGCGACGGTGTCGTGTGTCATGAGGGTCGACCGGGTTGTGCCGGCGCCGGTTCGTCGAGACGGTCGCGTCGGGGCGGCACGTCCCGATGCCTCGACGCGAATCCCAGCAACGCCTCGGGATCGACACGGGCCGCCTCGTGGTCACCGGGCACGACGAGGGCGAGATCGGGCGGCGTCACGGGGCGCTCGCCGCGTGGGCCAGGAAACGATCCCACAACCCGCGCTCGATGTAGAGGGTCAGCAGGACGCCGGGCCGGAGCCCGTAGAACTCCGACACGTAGCGATCGCCGAGCGCCGTGTCGAGCGCGTCGGCGTGCGCCAGCGAGGAGACGAGGACCGGCGCGTCGAGCGTGGCCGGGTCACCGGGCGCGATCCAGTAGCCGACGTGCGGCAGCGTCCGGAGGTACCACGGCAGCGGCCACTGCTCGTCTGGCGGCGCGACGACGGACACGCGCATGGCCTCGCCGTCCGGGTGCTGGGCCGCGAGGGCGTGGATGCGGCGGGCCATGCGCACGGCGTCGGGCACGGTCTGCGCGTAGACGTACGGATTGCGCGGGTCGGCGGCGTAGGTCACGGCGGCGCGCCAGGCCTGCCATCCGAGATGGATGGACCCGGCGACGAACACGGCGGCGACCGCGGCACGCGCCGCGCGCGACCGCGCCGCGTGCGCGAGCGAGGCGAACCCCGTTCCCGCGAGCGCGACCAGGCTGACGTAGAACGGCAGCAGGTTCCAGGGCGTCTTGTACGGCATCGCGGAGAAGATCGCGAGCGTCACCGCGGCGGTGCAGGCCAGGTGGCGCGCATGAAACGCGCGGGCCGGTCGCGCCGGGTCGGGGCGGCACCACGCGGCGCCCATCCCGGCGAGCGCCAGCACGAGCACCAGCCCCTCGCTCCACCTCAGGCCTCCGGACGAGGAGTACGCGAGCAGGCCGAGATAGTAGTGCCAGGGGTGCGCGTGGTTCGCGGGGGCGACGCCGCGATCGATGTACGGGCCGATGCCGGCCAGCGGCTCGAGCACGCCGCCCG
This sequence is a window from Acidobacteriota bacterium. Protein-coding genes within it:
- a CDS encoding nucleoside permease; translation: MNSVTRVKLSTMMFLQYFVWGAWYVTMGTWLAETLKFSGEQIGLAYGTTALAAMISPFFVGMVADRFFSSERLLAVLHVVGGGILFYASTQTSFGPLYGVLLAYTLCYMPTLALTNSLSFHHMDDPGREFPGIRVLGTIGWIVAGLFIGTMQLEATAVPMRLAAGASVVLGLFSLVLPHTPPKKLGHRPTLGDVLGLDALKLMRDRSFAVFVIGSFLVCIPLQFYYAFTNPFLNDIGVSNAAGKMTLGQMSEIFFMLVMPWFFRRLGVKYMLLVGMAAWATRYVLFAYGDNTTLVWMLYGGILLHGICYDFFFVTGQIYVDNKAPGDLRAAAQGFIAFVTLGVGMFIGSWLSGLVVDGFSTVTADGVQRAWEQIWLVPAAGAGAVLLLFAFFFRSGSEA
- a CDS encoding sugar phosphate isomerase/epimerase, with translation MELGVFTPVFGKLTFPQMLDAVVALQHVRMLELGTGCWPGRDHLDLDGLLADEARAREYRQRVADAGLGISALSCHGNPLHPDAARAGADDATFRRTVRLAERLEVPVVVTFSGCPGDCAEARHPNWVTTPWPPEYLEILDWQWAQRAVPYWAEAATFAADHGVKVALEPHPGFLVYNVESALKLRDAAGPNLGVNFDPSHFYWQGMDPAATIGALGEAIFHVHAKDVALHPRNIAINGVLDVKTYRRMNERSWLFRSVGWGHDELEWKRIVSALRLAGYDYVMSIEHEDALASVDEGLRSAVGLLRRVLLSEPPVEAWWT
- a CDS encoding Gfo/Idh/MocA family oxidoreductase, encoding MGLVGPGFVGVHHVDAVRRLGFADVVAIADRSAADAAHAAAAMHVPRSYGDIDALVADPDVDVVHVTTPNHLHARVTRAAIAHGKHVVSEKPLAMSAGEARELLEAAKAAGVVHAVAFNYRGNPMVQQVREMVAAGQVGPVHFVHGAYLQDWLIEDTDYSWRLEPDKGGRSSAFADIGSHWCDLAQHLVGARIESVLADFTTVVKTRLKPAHVQTFGRADDAGREPVTIESEDLASILLRFDNGAKGCLNIGQVCAGHKNDLWIEVNGRLGSLRWRQEEQNQVWFGSRRGTSQVLDKDPSLVGEAARPYTHLPAGHQQGWSDAFCNVIRDIYRFIAEGSDAASPAPPALATFADGHRAACVVDAALESHDRGGVWTTVRG
- a CDS encoding LacI family transcriptional regulator, translated to MATIRDVARHAGVSTATVSRVLSQPDVVAEDTRIGVLKSVEALGYAPNSAAKSLRTHRSGKLLVTVPDIANPFFALILQGIEAAAQRAGYAVLLGDTQHDDRREDRYAQMLQRREADGLIFLGHRLPKAAAALVRAAGASRAPVVNGCEFSPGLGVPSVHIDNARAAGEAMEHLFRLGHRRIGIVTGPLVSPLSRDRLAGAMRRARARGRKAAVTVTQGDFSIESGMAAAERLLDGEAPPTAIFCFNDEMAIGVLDVSRRRGLRVPDAISVVGFDDIRFARYVDPPLTTIRQPMRELGEATVRLLLDILDRHRREVVSVTLPHALIVRASTGPPPAARARPPARTASPTKAKT
- a CDS encoding DoxX family protein; its protein translation is MSDNRLPRWPMIAITVLRVFVGWHFLYEGIAKLSAPAWSAVGYLRQSRGPFSGAFRWLAGEPDLLANADLITMWGLTAVGLLLILGLFTRVASLGGIGFILLFYLCNPPFVGYFYAIPSEGSYLIVDKNLVEAAALLVIFATGSGRFAGLDRLVHGLLARPPRLASVPR
- a CDS encoding Gfo/Idh/MocA family oxidoreductase, yielding MAGENEAGAPRTGVEQPRKLHRREVLAGLSTVPALGLFGYAWQTERGYQHAAIEAASAAPVAADEAEELNVALLGAGAQGQVLLDAMLRIPGLRFRAVCDVWTEYNLTRVVNSLKRFKHEPNGYEDYREMLDKEADLDVVVVATPDFWHAQHTVDCLKAGKHVYCEKEMSNTLEGARRMVLAARETGKLLQIGHQRRSNPRYLHCYEKLIGEANLLGRIVTVNGQWNRSVAPDLGAPARYAIPEARLKQYGYRDMAQFRNWRWYKGLGGGPIVDLGSHQIDIYTWFLGASPSGVMASGGLLYHDPATHEWYDTVMVVYDYDTPAGPVKAFYQTQTTNGSQGYFENFMGDQGTLLISESEVNYAGQVYRDPNAPAWDRWIQRGYITAPRIQEATERESGAVTDVRESVSPDQHTVPVVLRDPYHQPHLQNFFDAVRGKGTLNCPPEIGYESAVSVLKVNDAIEAKSLVAFSPDEFHV
- a CDS encoding FAD:protein FMN transferase — encoded protein: MTHDTVAVDPRCDLGHVRRFSHEAMATLFEVHAVHPDARYAAQAARAAFDLVDRLENELSRFRANSDITRINHLSAGERTRVAPSTLECLAIARHLFDLTGGAFDVSLGTGLPSLTFDPDEVTVAAARTGARVDLGGIGKGYAVDLLAELLEEWGLLHVLVHGGFSSVLALDAPAGRDGWPLTLSDPSAPSRVLARLSARQLALGASGLRKGDHIVQPRTGEPVRGRLAAWVAVPRPEPGDGGPEAGPRMAATAVTDALATAFMVLSVDDIRALCGRSPGVEAWILAEPDGTATGDAPVLYFGGPAG
- a CDS encoding TIGR03663 family protein; this translates as MTRAGVGAVVVLALTVGLGLRVAYLDARPVHHDEANQAVKFGALLERGEYRYDAVDHHGPSLYYLSLPAAWMRGQHSLAALDASTLRGVTAAFGAATILLLPLLSAGIGRSAVAAAAVLMALSPALVFYSRMFIQESLFACFTLAFVIAVGRAAVGGRPRWSMLAGLAGGLAVATKETAAIVLPVALIACAIARRSLGPAGRGLARPDVRWLAAAAALAALVAALFFSSFLAFPGGVLEPLAGIGPYIDRGVAPANHAHPWHYYLGLLAYSSSGGLRWSEGLVLVLALAGMGAAWCRPDPARPARAFHARHLACTAAVTLAIFSAMPYKTPWNLLPFYVSLVALAGTGFASLAHAARSRAARAAVAAVFVAGSIHLGWQAWRAAVTYAADPRNPYVYAQTVPDAVRMARRIHALAAQHPDGEAMRVSVVAPPDEQWPLPWYLRTLPHVGYWIAPGDPATLDAPVLVSSLAHADALDTALGDRYVSEFYGLRPGVLLTLYIERGLWDRFLAHAASAP